In the genome of Dickeya fangzhongdai, one region contains:
- the hutI gene encoding imidazolonepropionase yields the protein MTIVCDSLWLGADLVTLRGGRYQVIEDGALAVTDGRIVWLGARQALPAIAPSRVTDFGGGIITPGFIDCHTHLVFGGDRSGEFEQRLNGVSYADIAAAGGGILATVNATRQADHDSLFASALARLRPLLAEGVTTLEIKSGYGLDVNSELKMLRVIRALGRQQPVQIVSTCLAAHAIPPEFRQQPEAWIDLVCRELLPAVVSEGLADAVDAFCEHLAFSPAQVERLFQAAQTHKLPVKLHAEQLSSLHGSALAARFQALSADHLEYATEQDVAAMAAAGTVAVLLPGAYYLLRETQCPPVEQFRRYGVPMAIASDCNPGTSPALSLRLMLNMACTLFRLTPEEALAGVTLHAARALGLEQSHGSLETGKVADFVHWPLARPAELVYWLGGQLPCTTIFRGEQRP from the coding sequence GGGTGCGCGGCAAGCCTTGCCTGCTATCGCGCCGTCGCGCGTCACCGATTTTGGCGGCGGCATCATTACGCCCGGTTTTATCGACTGCCATACCCATCTGGTGTTTGGCGGCGATCGCAGCGGTGAATTCGAGCAGCGCCTCAACGGCGTCAGCTATGCCGATATCGCCGCGGCGGGCGGCGGCATTCTCGCCACCGTCAACGCTACCCGGCAGGCGGACCACGACAGCCTGTTCGCCTCGGCGCTCGCACGCTTGCGGCCGTTACTGGCCGAAGGCGTCACCACGCTGGAGATCAAATCCGGCTACGGGCTGGATGTGAACAGCGAACTGAAAATGCTGCGGGTGATCCGCGCGCTGGGCAGGCAACAACCGGTGCAGATCGTCTCGACCTGTCTGGCCGCCCACGCCATCCCGCCGGAGTTCCGGCAGCAACCGGAGGCGTGGATCGATCTCGTCTGCCGCGAACTGCTGCCGGCGGTGGTCAGCGAAGGGCTGGCCGACGCCGTCGATGCCTTCTGCGAGCATCTGGCGTTCAGCCCGGCGCAGGTAGAGCGGCTGTTTCAGGCGGCGCAAACGCATAAACTGCCGGTCAAACTGCATGCCGAGCAGTTATCGTCGTTGCATGGCAGCGCGCTTGCCGCACGCTTTCAGGCGTTGTCCGCCGACCATCTGGAATACGCCACCGAGCAGGATGTGGCGGCAATGGCGGCGGCAGGTACCGTCGCGGTGCTGTTGCCCGGCGCCTATTATCTGCTGCGGGAAACGCAATGCCCGCCGGTCGAGCAATTTCGCCGCTACGGCGTGCCGATGGCGATCGCCAGCGACTGCAACCCCGGCACCTCGCCCGCGCTGTCGCTGCGGCTGATGCTGAACATGGCCTGCACCCTGTTTCGACTGACGCCGGAAGAAGCGCTGGCCGGAGTAACGTTGCACGCCGCCCGCGCGCTGGGGCTGGAGCAGAGCCACGGCTCGCTGGAAACCGGCAAGGTGGCGGATTTCGTACACTGGCCGCTGGCGCGCCCGGCGGAACTGGTTTACTGGCTGGGCGGTCAACTGCCCTGCACTACGATTTTTCGCGGAGAACAACGCCCATGA
- the hutG gene encoding N-formylglutamate deformylase, producing the protein MTPFTFIEGDSPLLLSIPHAGTDLTPEVADGLSPAARPLSDTDWHIPQLYDFARGLGASVLAANYSRFVIDLNRPADDQPLYTTATTGLFPDVLFDGTPAFLADRAPSETVRAGYLRDIWQPYHQQIQQQLARIKQRHGYALLFDAHSIASRIPRLFDGQLPDLNLGTNGGLSSAPEIEAALLEACQSQYHWSWVLNGRFRGGYITRAYGQPEQHQYALQLELAQCNYMSEQAPFAWQPAKARELQPMLERIVRTFMDTAARLHHG; encoded by the coding sequence ATGACCCCGTTTACCTTTATCGAGGGCGACAGCCCGCTGCTGCTCAGCATTCCCCACGCCGGCACCGACCTGACGCCGGAGGTGGCCGACGGGCTCAGCCCGGCCGCGCGGCCGCTGTCGGATACCGACTGGCATATCCCGCAACTGTACGATTTCGCCCGCGGGCTGGGTGCCAGCGTGCTGGCGGCCAACTATTCGCGTTTTGTCATCGACCTGAACCGTCCGGCCGACGATCAGCCGCTGTATACCACCGCCACCACCGGCCTGTTTCCGGACGTACTGTTCGACGGCACCCCGGCATTCCTGGCCGACCGCGCGCCGTCGGAAACAGTGCGTGCCGGTTATCTGCGCGATATCTGGCAGCCTTATCATCAGCAAATCCAGCAGCAACTGGCGCGTATCAAGCAGCGCCACGGCTATGCGCTGCTGTTCGACGCCCACTCCATCGCTTCACGTATTCCACGTTTGTTTGACGGCCAACTGCCGGATTTGAACCTCGGCACCAATGGCGGTCTCAGCAGCGCGCCCGAAATCGAAGCCGCGCTGCTGGAGGCGTGTCAGTCACAGTACCACTGGAGCTGGGTACTGAACGGCCGATTCCGCGGCGGCTATATCACCCGAGCCTACGGCCAGCCGGAGCAGCATCAGTATGCGCTGCAGTTGGAACTGGCGCAGTGCAACTATATGAGCGAACAGGCGCCGTTCGCCTGGCAACCGGCCAAAGCGCGGGAACTGCAACCGATGCTGGAACGCATCGTGCGTACCTTTATGGACACGGCGGCCAGGCTGCATCACGGCTGA